One Paenibacillus sp. FSL W8-0186 genomic window carries:
- the mobB gene encoding molybdopterin-guanine dinucleotide biosynthesis protein B yields the protein MPVIQIVGYKNSGKTTLIGKLLEIFNAMNLRVAVIKHDIHGFEADRESTDTFRHRRAGAVATAITSPWRTAIIEERETMLSGLINHFEAYDLTIVEGFKQEDYPKIVLIRSREDLPLLEELTEIRAAVFRQEAGECLDNDGTGGVLTGSGLPCYRINDVEELAKLIIVSVLSLNH from the coding sequence ATGCCGGTTATCCAAATTGTCGGGTATAAAAACAGCGGCAAAACGACGCTGATCGGCAAGCTGCTGGAAATTTTCAATGCCATGAATTTGAGGGTCGCCGTCATTAAGCATGACATTCATGGATTTGAAGCGGACCGCGAGAGCACCGACACGTTTCGTCACCGCCGGGCTGGAGCGGTGGCGACGGCCATTACTTCTCCCTGGCGCACTGCGATCATAGAAGAACGGGAAACGATGCTCAGCGGCCTGATCAATCATTTCGAAGCCTATGATTTGACTATAGTAGAGGGTTTCAAACAGGAGGATTATCCGAAGATTGTGCTGATCCGCAGTCGGGAGGACCTTCCGCTGCTGGAGGAGTTGACGGAAATACGCGCCGCCGTATTCAGGCAGGAGGCAGGGGAATGCTTGGATAACGATGGTACTGGCGGCGTGCTGACTGGCTCCGGTCTTCCGTGTTACCGTATTAATGACGTTGAAGAATTAGCTAAGCTAATTATCGTATCGGTACTGTCATTGAATCATTGA
- a CDS encoding polysaccharide deacetylase family protein, translating to MSKLFKAPAAWLLCLALVTGMAPAPAEPVSKPEPTSSEQAVNAEAKPMTLGELRRKYSETFKFSGPEVKQIALTFDDVPDPRFTPKVLDILKKHGVKATFFVVGSRAKKHPELLRRIHHEGHIIGNHSYSHPLFKKQSVQEFKSEIERTEKVIERIIGYKPRLIRPPYGEINEEQLKWAKRQGYKIINWNVDSLDWKALSKEKVKRNVLSAVGPGSIVLQHAGGGTGSNLTGTIEALPDIIKVLRNRGYRFVTIPQLLSYKKAL from the coding sequence ATGTCCAAACTCTTCAAGGCGCCGGCCGCATGGCTGTTATGCCTGGCGCTAGTAACGGGAATGGCCCCCGCGCCTGCCGAACCCGTGTCAAAGCCGGAACCCACCTCCTCCGAACAAGCCGTAAATGCCGAAGCTAAGCCAATGACGCTGGGAGAGCTCCGGCGGAAATACTCGGAAACGTTCAAGTTCAGTGGTCCTGAGGTCAAGCAAATTGCCCTGACCTTCGATGATGTTCCCGATCCGCGCTTCACCCCTAAAGTGTTGGATATACTGAAGAAACATGGCGTCAAAGCCACTTTCTTCGTCGTAGGCAGCCGGGCGAAGAAGCATCCGGAGCTGCTGCGAAGAATTCACCATGAAGGACATATCATCGGCAACCATTCCTACAGCCACCCTTTGTTTAAGAAACAATCCGTCCAGGAATTCAAAAGCGAAATTGAGCGAACCGAGAAAGTGATCGAACGGATTATCGGTTACAAACCTCGCCTCATTCGTCCCCCCTACGGAGAAATTAACGAGGAGCAGCTCAAATGGGCCAAGCGGCAAGGCTACAAAATCATTAACTGGAACGTCGATTCCCTCGATTGGAAAGCGCTAAGCAAAGAGAAGGTCAAGCGTAACGTGCTCAGCGCCGTCGGTCCGGGATCCATCGTGCTGCAGCATGCCGGGGGCGGTACGGGTTCCAATTTGACGGGAACTATCGAGGCTCTGCCGGATATTATTAAGGTGCTGCGGAATCGTGGCTATCGCTTCGTAACGATTCCCCAGCTGCTATCTTATAAGAAAGCACTATAA
- the xerS gene encoding tyrosine recombinase XerS — MNIQKAIDRKKLDEKVVHMPWFVQQFIDYKLPDLSPSTLLEYIRDYEAFFNWLRAEGLSSAASNAEITLLDLETLRMDSIVGFRLHLTTRVEGNNSKITISRKMSSLRSLFHYLSQIAEDEEFYPLLKRNIMAKVEIKRIHKPKDTAAKLKGKLLEEDELLEFIGYIREGYGADVQNNKQALYAHELNKERDACIASLILNSGLRVSEVVNLNIDDLDITNKIIYVYRKGNNDETFKTPVYFREQSKDELTEYLELRQTRYNTPKREKALFVALPNGQKEGKRMTKRAIQAMIIKYAKRFGKPYLTVHKLRHSFATDYYLQNDIYKTKEQLGHASTETTEVYAHLTDKTMSEAIERRASSDS; from the coding sequence ATGAATATACAAAAAGCGATAGATCGGAAAAAACTGGATGAAAAAGTTGTTCATATGCCCTGGTTCGTCCAGCAATTCATTGATTACAAGCTCCCGGATCTTTCCCCCTCGACCTTGCTGGAATATATTCGCGACTATGAAGCGTTCTTTAACTGGCTTCGCGCCGAAGGCCTCTCTTCCGCAGCATCGAACGCCGAAATAACGCTGCTCGATTTGGAGACGCTGCGGATGGACAGCATCGTAGGCTTCCGCCTTCATTTGACGACGCGAGTGGAAGGCAATAACTCCAAAATTACCATATCACGCAAAATGTCGTCCCTGCGCTCGCTTTTCCACTATTTAAGCCAAATCGCTGAGGATGAGGAGTTTTATCCCCTCCTAAAGCGCAATATCATGGCTAAAGTCGAGATTAAACGGATACATAAACCCAAGGATACGGCGGCCAAGCTGAAAGGAAAGCTGCTCGAAGAGGATGAACTGCTGGAATTCATCGGATATATCCGCGAAGGCTACGGAGCCGACGTGCAAAATAACAAGCAGGCGCTATATGCTCACGAGCTTAATAAAGAACGGGACGCCTGCATCGCGAGCCTAATCCTCAATTCGGGCCTGCGCGTCTCCGAGGTCGTCAATTTGAACATCGACGATCTCGATATAACCAATAAAATCATTTATGTATATCGAAAAGGAAACAATGACGAGACCTTTAAAACACCGGTATACTTCCGCGAGCAATCCAAGGACGAGTTGACCGAATATTTAGAGCTGCGCCAAACGCGCTACAATACGCCCAAACGGGAAAAGGCGTTGTTCGTAGCCCTTCCGAATGGCCAGAAGGAAGGGAAACGGATGACGAAGCGGGCGATCCAGGCTATGATCATCAAATACGCAAAACGATTCGGCAAACCTTATTTAACAGTTCACAAGCTGCGCCACTCGTTCGCGACCGATTACTACTTGCAAAATGATATTTACAAAACCAAGGAGCAGCTTGGGCATGCCTCAACTGAGACAACGGAAGTATATGCCCACCTGACCGACAAAACGATGTCCGAAGCCATCGAGCGGCGGGCAAGCTCCGACTCCTAA
- a CDS encoding transporter substrate-binding domain-containing protein, with protein MKKWGTLLMAVLLLTTVLAACGQAKETKDSSQGTDTPAAKKLVLGLSADFPPYEFHIKNDKGEDEIVGFDVEIAKEIAKDMGAELEIKDMVFSSLLNELGSGRVDIVISGLSPTPERAKEIEMSQIYYNAKQAVVAREADKDKYSTLESLEGLKIGVQKSSIQEDIAKEIPGAKLTSLAKISDIIMQLNSGRVDVAIIEGPVAESFVKNVDGIVITDAEPVTEDEGYVVGIKKGNKELLDQVNATLDRLIQDGSIEKFVQEASDLSIR; from the coding sequence ATGAAAAAATGGGGTACATTATTGATGGCGGTGCTGTTGCTTACGACTGTACTGGCAGCTTGCGGACAAGCCAAAGAAACCAAGGACAGCTCGCAAGGAACTGACACGCCGGCAGCAAAAAAGCTGGTTCTTGGATTGAGCGCCGATTTCCCGCCATATGAGTTCCATATCAAGAATGACAAAGGGGAAGACGAGATCGTCGGATTCGACGTGGAAATTGCTAAAGAAATCGCCAAGGATATGGGGGCAGAGCTCGAAATCAAGGATATGGTGTTCTCATCCCTGCTCAATGAGCTAGGCAGCGGCCGGGTGGACATCGTCATTTCCGGATTGAGCCCGACGCCTGAACGTGCGAAAGAAATTGAAATGTCGCAAATCTACTACAACGCCAAACAGGCAGTCGTTGCCCGCGAAGCGGACAAAGATAAATATTCCACGCTTGAATCGCTGGAAGGCCTTAAGATCGGCGTTCAGAAGAGTTCGATCCAGGAGGACATCGCTAAGGAAATTCCCGGTGCGAAGCTGACCTCTCTGGCGAAGATTTCTGACATCATCATGCAGTTGAATTCGGGGCGTGTTGATGTAGCTATTATCGAGGGCCCTGTTGCCGAATCGTTCGTGAAGAATGTTGACGGCATCGTCATTACCGATGCGGAGCCGGTAACGGAGGATGAAGGCTACGTCGTAGGCATTAAGAAGGGCAACAAGGAGCTGCTGGACCAAGTGAATGCCACATTGGATCGCCTGATTCAGGACGGCAGCATTGAGAAATTCGTACAAGAAGCCAGTGATCTGTCCATTAGATAA
- a CDS encoding 3D domain-containing protein: protein MFKQRKSLRKLGMGIKSAVIAAGLLGALQAVPAYADSVHTAKNGDTFYFLAKQYGVNLDKLMKANPSIEATNIYEGLKITIPGQNMQALSVSGSEAQPLSTLKVLTADRVVQAWGKSFNYKSTVKVKATAYSAAASENGKWGPVDYYGNPLKLGTIAVDPNVIPMGTKVLVTGHSHPDLPKNAFVATATDQGGAIKGNRIDIFIPASPQKVNEFGYQDVTLYVLD, encoded by the coding sequence ATGTTTAAACAACGTAAAAGTCTTCGCAAATTGGGAATGGGGATTAAGTCAGCGGTGATTGCAGCAGGGTTGTTAGGTGCGCTGCAGGCCGTACCAGCATATGCCGATTCAGTACATACGGCGAAGAATGGGGACACCTTCTATTTTCTCGCCAAGCAGTACGGGGTCAATTTGGACAAGCTGATGAAAGCGAATCCGAGCATAGAAGCAACGAATATTTACGAAGGTTTAAAAATAACGATTCCGGGACAAAACATGCAGGCGCTTTCCGTCTCTGGAAGCGAGGCTCAGCCGCTCTCTACGCTAAAAGTATTAACGGCGGACCGGGTCGTACAGGCCTGGGGCAAATCGTTTAACTACAAATCCACAGTAAAGGTCAAAGCGACAGCTTACTCTGCGGCTGCCAGCGAAAACGGGAAATGGGGCCCTGTCGACTATTATGGAAATCCTTTGAAGCTCGGAACGATCGCCGTTGATCCAAACGTCATTCCGATGGGCACCAAAGTGCTGGTCACCGGACACAGCCATCCTGATTTGCCGAAGAACGCCTTCGTCGCCACAGCGACCGACCAGGGCGGCGCGATCAAAGGGAACCGCATCGACATCTTTATTCCGGCGAGCCCGCAAAAGGTTAACGAGTTTGGTTATCAGGATGTCACGTTATATGTGCTGGATTAA
- the glp gene encoding gephyrin-like molybdotransferase Glp, with translation MVQGKINEDKFRRSAVSVEEAQAKVLAHVRPAESELVPILEAGHRVLASDVQAPHPFPHFRRSGMDGYAIHSLDTKGCHSGQPVQLEVIDEIPCGSLPSASVGWGTASRIMTGAKVPDEADAVIMLEMTEAIEQDGKRYILIKREVEPGKNITPAGFELAEGDLIMEKGRRVGPGEVSVLATFGIHQVPVARKPRVAVFSTGSELLAIDEPLQDGRIRNSNTYMLVHQIREAGGEPYMLEAIEDDLSVARQRVKEAFAEYDIVITTGGVSVGDYDIMAELVREQSLEMLFNKVMMRPGSVTTAAVKEGKLLFALSGNPGACFVGCELFVRPFIGAMLGSREPFLPKFQAVLGRTYAKVNNFTRFVRGSLAFEDGRLVAYPASLDESSVMITIKDSDVLIVIPPTNQGVQAGQLVDVLMLPGGSRG, from the coding sequence TTGGTGCAAGGGAAGATAAATGAAGATAAATTTCGGCGCAGCGCCGTATCGGTTGAGGAGGCCCAAGCTAAGGTGCTGGCCCATGTCCGGCCGGCCGAAAGCGAGCTTGTTCCGATATTGGAGGCAGGTCATCGCGTTCTCGCCAGCGACGTACAAGCTCCGCATCCTTTTCCTCATTTCCGCCGATCAGGGATGGATGGTTATGCCATACATAGCTTGGATACGAAAGGATGCCATAGCGGCCAGCCCGTTCAACTGGAGGTCATTGACGAAATTCCCTGCGGCTCGCTACCTTCAGCAAGCGTTGGCTGGGGAACAGCCTCCAGAATTATGACCGGAGCGAAGGTGCCAGACGAAGCGGATGCCGTCATTATGCTCGAGATGACTGAAGCCATTGAACAGGACGGGAAAAGGTATATTCTCATCAAACGAGAGGTCGAGCCGGGCAAAAACATTACACCGGCAGGCTTCGAGCTTGCCGAAGGCGATTTAATCATGGAGAAGGGTCGGCGCGTCGGGCCGGGTGAAGTATCGGTGCTGGCTACGTTCGGCATTCACCAGGTTCCTGTAGCGAGAAAGCCGAGAGTAGCCGTTTTCTCCACCGGTTCGGAGCTGCTTGCCATCGATGAGCCGCTGCAGGACGGCAGAATCCGCAACAGCAACACATATATGCTAGTCCATCAAATTCGGGAGGCCGGGGGCGAGCCCTATATGCTTGAAGCGATTGAGGACGATCTCTCGGTGGCACGGCAGCGCGTAAAGGAGGCTTTTGCCGAATATGACATCGTCATTACGACCGGGGGCGTCTCCGTTGGCGACTATGATATCATGGCCGAACTAGTGCGGGAGCAGTCGCTGGAGATGTTGTTCAACAAGGTGATGATGCGTCCGGGGAGCGTCACTACCGCAGCCGTAAAAGAGGGGAAGCTGTTGTTCGCCCTTTCCGGAAATCCCGGAGCGTGCTTCGTCGGCTGTGAGCTGTTCGTCCGTCCGTTTATCGGGGCGATGCTGGGCAGTCGAGAGCCGTTCCTGCCAAAATTTCAAGCGGTGCTAGGCAGGACTTATGCAAAGGTGAACAATTTTACCCGGTTTGTCCGAGGCAGCCTGGCGTTCGAGGATGGACGGCTTGTTGCCTATCCGGCGTCGCTGGATGAATCCAGCGTCATGATCACGATCAAAGACAGCGATGTGCTCATCGTTATACCCCCTACAAATCAAGGAGTGCAGGCGGGACAACTCGTCGATGTGCTCATGCTGCCCGGAGGAAGCCGGGGCTGA
- a CDS encoding alpha-glycosidase, producing MLLEALYHVPRDKWAYAYNPTTIHLRVRTKRDDIEQVFAMTGDKYDWQRTYQELAMEKAAHDAMFDYWEIAVKPKYKRLSYAFKLVAGSETVYMQDSGIGHEPPTPPGELYEFPYIHEIDVFKVPEWAKEAVFYQIMPERFANGDPSNDPKPTEPWGGTPKIDNLFGGDLQGVLDHLDDLVDLGINAIYFTPLFTSPSNHKYDTVDYKNVDPHFGDNALLKRLVAACHDKGIRVVLDAVFNHCSEQFPPFQDVLKHGQDSKYIDWFHINEFPVSIKNGIPTYDTFGFFGNMPKFNTANPEVKEYLLGVAEYWIKEINLDGWRLDVANEIDHHFWRDFRKVVKAANPDAYIIGEVWSDSLNWLLGDQFDSVMNYPFADKVLTFFNGGMDGYSFSNEMGSLIMRYPQQTNEVIFNMLCSHDTPRLLTSVGHDKRKLKLCVVFLFTYMGTPCIFYGDEVGISGNGDPDCRKCMVWDPHKQDRELYDFYKLMIALRKKHAALRQGRFRFLHADIHDPCIIYERLDDKVHFTIWMNNTGKKRTLSHPMDTNDWYDALTGERVMPDKGIMNISLDPFGYRILCRMLN from the coding sequence ATGCTGCTTGAAGCTTTGTACCACGTGCCTCGCGATAAATGGGCTTATGCTTATAATCCGACAACGATTCATTTGCGTGTGCGCACCAAAAGAGACGATATAGAGCAAGTATTCGCCATGACCGGGGACAAGTACGACTGGCAGAGGACCTATCAAGAATTGGCCATGGAAAAAGCGGCCCATGACGCGATGTTCGATTACTGGGAAATCGCCGTGAAGCCGAAATACAAACGGCTCTCCTACGCCTTTAAACTGGTTGCCGGCAGCGAAACGGTTTATATGCAGGACAGCGGGATCGGACATGAGCCGCCTACTCCGCCGGGCGAGTTGTACGAATTTCCTTATATTCATGAGATTGACGTTTTCAAAGTACCGGAATGGGCCAAAGAGGCTGTGTTTTATCAAATTATGCCCGAGCGCTTTGCGAACGGCGACCCGTCTAACGATCCTAAGCCAACGGAACCCTGGGGAGGAACGCCAAAGATCGATAATTTATTTGGAGGCGATCTGCAAGGTGTTTTGGATCATTTAGACGATTTAGTCGACCTGGGTATTAATGCTATTTATTTCACACCACTGTTCACCTCCCCCTCCAATCACAAATACGACACCGTCGACTATAAGAATGTCGACCCTCATTTTGGGGACAACGCGCTGTTAAAGCGGTTAGTCGCGGCCTGTCACGACAAAGGGATCCGAGTTGTGCTGGACGCCGTGTTCAACCATTGCAGCGAGCAATTTCCTCCTTTTCAGGATGTGCTGAAGCATGGGCAGGATTCCAAGTATATTGACTGGTTCCATATTAATGAATTCCCAGTGTCCATAAAGAACGGCATTCCCACTTACGATACGTTCGGATTTTTTGGCAATATGCCGAAATTCAACACTGCGAATCCTGAAGTGAAGGAATATTTGCTTGGCGTAGCGGAATATTGGATCAAAGAAATCAATCTTGACGGGTGGCGCCTTGACGTCGCCAATGAAATTGACCATCATTTCTGGCGCGATTTCAGAAAAGTCGTCAAAGCGGCCAATCCGGATGCTTATATTATCGGAGAGGTCTGGAGCGATTCCCTCAACTGGCTGCTCGGGGATCAGTTCGATTCCGTCATGAACTATCCCTTCGCCGACAAAGTGCTAACCTTCTTTAACGGAGGCATGGACGGGTACAGCTTCTCCAATGAAATGGGCTCGCTCATCATGCGTTATCCGCAGCAAACCAATGAGGTTATTTTCAACATGCTGTGCAGCCATGATACGCCGCGGCTGCTGACCAGCGTAGGACATGACAAGCGTAAACTGAAGCTCTGCGTCGTCTTTCTCTTCACCTATATGGGAACACCATGCATTTTCTATGGCGATGAAGTCGGTATATCAGGAAATGGCGATCCCGATTGCCGCAAATGTATGGTCTGGGATCCTCATAAACAGGATCGCGAGCTGTATGATTTCTATAAACTGATGATTGCTCTGCGTAAGAAACACGCCGCACTGCGCCAAGGCCGCTTCCGCTTCCTGCATGCGGACATTCATGATCCCTGTATCATTTACGAGCGGCTCGACGACAAGGTCCATTTTACGATCTGGATGAACAATACCGGTAAGAAGCGTACGCTGTCGCATCCGATGGACACGAACGACTGGTATGATGCTCTGACAGGCGAACGCGTGATGCCGGACAAAGGCATCATGAATATCAGCCTTGATCCGTTTGGATACCGCATACTGTGCCGTATGCTGAACTAG
- a CDS encoding dihydroorotate dehydrogenase — translation MIDLSCSIAGVHFKNPVVMASGTFGFGREYGSLYDINRLGGISGKGLTLHPKEGNHGNRVFETPSGMLNSVGLENPGVASFLRGECEYWAGLKLARIANLGGNTLEEYVEGARLIEEDALRRRVSGNQAVDMIELNISCPNVKAGGLAYGIKTSVAREVVREIRQATTLPLMVKLSPNAEDIVQMAVMCEEEGADAVSLVNTFSAMKIDIYKRRSVFDNLYAGLSGPAIKPIALRMVHQVSKAVTLPVAGMGGIQSAEDIVEYIMAGAAVVQVGTHNFVHLRAGEQLVDGLQAFMKREGISSLDEIRGVV, via the coding sequence ATGATAGATTTATCGTGCAGCATCGCGGGCGTACATTTTAAAAATCCGGTCGTTATGGCTTCAGGAACTTTTGGCTTCGGCCGGGAATACGGCTCTTTGTACGATATTAACCGGTTGGGCGGCATCTCCGGTAAAGGATTGACCCTGCATCCAAAGGAAGGCAACCACGGAAATCGCGTATTCGAGACGCCTTCCGGCATGCTGAACAGCGTTGGCTTGGAGAATCCGGGCGTAGCGTCATTTTTGCGCGGGGAATGTGAGTACTGGGCAGGCTTGAAGCTTGCGAGAATCGCTAATCTGGGCGGCAATACTCTGGAGGAATATGTGGAAGGAGCACGGCTGATCGAGGAGGATGCTCTCCGCCGCAGGGTGTCAGGAAACCAGGCCGTTGATATGATCGAGCTTAATATATCCTGTCCGAACGTCAAAGCAGGCGGGTTGGCCTACGGTATTAAGACGTCGGTTGCCCGCGAGGTCGTCAGGGAAATCCGCCAGGCGACGACGCTGCCGTTAATGGTCAAGCTATCTCCGAACGCCGAAGATATCGTGCAAATGGCGGTCATGTGCGAGGAGGAAGGGGCGGATGCTGTCTCTCTGGTTAATACCTTTTCTGCCATGAAGATCGATATCTATAAGCGGCGCAGCGTGTTTGACAATCTGTACGCCGGTCTATCGGGTCCGGCAATTAAGCCGATCGCATTGCGGATGGTACATCAGGTGAGCAAAGCGGTCACTCTTCCGGTAGCCGGGATGGGAGGTATACAAAGCGCTGAGGATATTGTCGAGTATATTATGGCAGGGGCAGCGGTTGTTCAGGTAGGGACTCACAATTTCGTCCATTTGCGGGCCGGGGAACAGCTGGTTGACGGGCTGCAAGCTTTTATGAAGCGAGAAGGGATCTCGTCATTGGATGAGATTCGAGGAGTTGTTTAA
- a CDS encoding dihydroorotate dehydrogenase electron transfer subunit, translating to MAVVMVNVEVAPNIFRLKAAGSYTGRMGQFYMVRAWDKYPLLSRPLSIFNRDEGGIEFLYQLAGEGTKLLSALRPGDELQLEGPFGNGFPEVPAEEKVALVGGGIGAAPLFYALCEYSAADVYLGFSREAYLVQQFEAATTGNVIVDVGGIVLKQVDFNAYDTIIACGPEAMLQAVQRRKQESASPANVYVSLENRMACGIGACLVCSVKCRDQRRKACADGPVFLAEEVVFE from the coding sequence ATGGCGGTTGTCATGGTAAATGTAGAAGTTGCCCCGAACATTTTCAGATTAAAGGCTGCAGGATCATATACGGGACGGATGGGCCAATTCTATATGGTTCGGGCATGGGATAAGTATCCTCTGCTCTCCAGGCCGCTCAGCATCTTTAACCGGGACGAGGGAGGCATTGAGTTTCTATATCAGTTAGCGGGGGAAGGGACAAAGCTACTCAGCGCTTTGCGGCCCGGAGATGAGCTCCAATTGGAGGGCCCGTTTGGAAATGGGTTCCCGGAAGTGCCGGCTGAAGAAAAAGTCGCTCTGGTCGGGGGCGGGATCGGCGCAGCTCCGTTGTTCTATGCGCTTTGCGAGTATTCTGCTGCGGACGTGTATTTGGGATTCAGCCGGGAGGCTTACTTGGTGCAGCAATTCGAAGCGGCGACGACCGGCAACGTGATCGTGGATGTGGGCGGCATTGTGCTGAAACAGGTTGATTTTAACGCTTACGATACCATTATTGCTTGCGGGCCGGAGGCGATGCTCCAGGCTGTGCAGCGCCGGAAGCAGGAATCCGCCAGTCCGGCCAACGTGTACGTATCGCTGGAAAATCGCATGGCCTGCGGCATTGGGGCTTGTCTCGTATGCAGCGTAAAATGCCGGGATCAACGGCGTAAGGCCTGTGCGGACGGACCGGTATTTTTGGCGGAGGAGGTAGTGTTCGAATGA
- a CDS encoding amino acid ABC transporter ATP-binding protein, translating to MITVKNLHKKFGQLHILKGIDLEINRGEVVVVIGPSGSGKSTFLRCLNRLEEPSSGEIHFEGELITGKNHNINKTREKMGMVFQHFNLFPHKTVLENIMMAPLQVKKQAKQDAEAFALQLLRKVGLEDKSGAYPSQLSGGQKQRIAIARALAMEPHVMLFDEPTSALDPEMVGEVLEVMKELATGGMTMVIVTHEMGFAREVGDRILFMDQGVIIEQGSPQQVFGSPQNQRTQDFLSKVL from the coding sequence GTGATAACCGTTAAGAATTTGCATAAAAAATTCGGCCAGCTGCATATTTTAAAAGGCATTGACCTGGAAATCAACCGCGGCGAGGTCGTTGTCGTTATCGGGCCGAGCGGATCGGGTAAAAGCACCTTCCTGCGCTGTCTGAACCGGCTTGAGGAGCCGTCCAGCGGCGAAATCCATTTCGAAGGAGAGCTTATTACCGGTAAGAATCATAATATTAACAAAACCCGTGAGAAGATGGGTATGGTATTCCAGCATTTTAACCTTTTTCCTCACAAAACGGTGCTTGAGAATATTATGATGGCTCCGCTCCAGGTGAAAAAACAGGCGAAGCAGGACGCAGAGGCCTTCGCGCTTCAGCTGTTGCGCAAAGTGGGTTTGGAGGACAAGAGCGGGGCTTACCCTTCCCAGCTGTCAGGAGGACAGAAGCAGCGCATCGCCATCGCTCGCGCCCTGGCGATGGAGCCGCATGTGATGCTGTTTGACGAGCCGACGTCCGCACTCGATCCCGAGATGGTGGGCGAGGTTCTGGAAGTCATGAAGGAGCTGGCGACAGGCGGGATGACGATGGTGATCGTCACGCATGAAATGGGCTTCGCCCGCGAGGTCGGCGACCGCATCTTGTTTATGGATCAAGGCGTTATTATCGAGCAGGGCAGCCCGCAGCAGGTGTTCGGTTCGCCGCAGAATCAGCGGACGCAGGATTTCTTAAGCAAAGTTTTGTAA